Proteins encoded together in one Eriocheir sinensis breed Jianghai 21 chromosome 41, ASM2467909v1, whole genome shotgun sequence window:
- the LOC127009464 gene encoding sodium- and chloride-dependent glycine transporter 1-like isoform X2: MTSEKAPILLKENVSPDSPTKYLLMSERLSALLQAGDSSSDMTIKEKGELNISLSAPDEDAVKEGDRETWKSPFQFFFYCLSYAVGFGNVWRFPYLCYKNGGAAFLIPYVLMLLCAGIPIFFLELCIGQYASLSPAVLFPKLAPILSGLGWGMVTISLFTAIYFNVILAWSFFYLVYSFFPVLPWSMCNNDFNSPECYSEEGAALCGNESLYYYNQSCLPLNDYCGLVDMLPLNKTHCRDGGNTLITPVDKVVTKVSPSEDFFRNRLLKMNGTTWDNMGDMQWELVGMLALAWVIVGACLARGIKVTGNIVYFTALFPYAVMIILFIRGMHS, translated from the exons ATGACTTCCGAGAAAGCGCCGATACTCTTAAAAGAAAATGTCAGTCCTGACTCCCCGACAAAATACCTATTAATGTCTGAACGCCTTAGTGCTCTCCTGCAGGCAG gTGACAGTTCATCAGACATGACCATTAAGGAAAAGGGCGAACTAAACATATCCTTGTCAGCCCCAGACGAGGATGcagtgaaggagggagacagagaaacatGGAAAAGTCCTTTCCAATTCTTTTTCTATTGCCTCAGCTATGCAGTCGGCTTTGGTAATGTGTGGAGGTTTCCTTACCTCTGCTACAAGAACGGGGGAG CTGCCTTCTTGATTCCCTATGTGTTGATGCTTCTCTGCGCCGGCATACCAATCTTCTTCTTGGAGCTGTGCATCGGCCAGTACGCGAGTTTGAGCCCAGCCGTCCTCTTCCCAAAGTTGGCCCCAATTTTGAGCG GTCTGGGGTGGGGAATGGTCACCATCTCTCTCTTCACTGCCATCTACTTCAACGTCATCCTGGCTTGGTCCTTCTTCTACTTAGTCTACTCCTTCTTCCCTGTACTGCCGTGGAGTATGTGCAACAACGATTTTAACAGCCCTG AATGCTACTCTGAAGAGGGCGCCGCATTATGCGGAAATGAAAGTCTCTACTACTACAACCAGTCCTGCTTACCCCTGAATGATTATTGTGGTCTGGTCGACATGCTGCCGTTAAACAAGACACACTGCCGTGATGGTGGCAACACCTTAATAACGCCGGTTGATAAAGTGGTCACAAAGGTTTCACCCAGTGAAGACTTCTTCAG AAATCGTTTACTGAAGATGAATGGCACCACGTGGGACAACATGGGGGACATGCAGTGGGAGCTGGTAGGGATGCTAGCTCTTGCATGGGTGATCGTGGGCGCCTGTCTTGCACGGGGGATCAAAGTTACGGGGAACATTGTATACTTCACCGCCCTCTTTCCCTATGCCGTGATGATAATTCTTTTCATACGAG